A DNA window from Coffea arabica cultivar ET-39 chromosome 6c, Coffea Arabica ET-39 HiFi, whole genome shotgun sequence contains the following coding sequences:
- the LOC113735761 gene encoding uncharacterized protein, whose protein sequence is MYEEIIYGPEDAIPLASNNHETIVIEVITCNYKVKKGYIDNGSAIDVLYYKTFKELQLEDRQLIPVRTPLIGFAGPPVRPEGMITLMVTVGVSQKCQTVPVNFAVVRELSSYNMISGRPTLNAFRAVCSTLHLSMKFPTPAGVVEVLGDPKVVRTCYIATLKSKEKLVVQTACLEPWEPMEKGERLETDEGLAELPVRPDRPKRTHGIPTELVVHRLQVDPNARPVKQKKRNFVPERKEVVKSEVGKLLEAKIVKEVYYPTRLANPVLVKKEESFEFTYMQCFILV, encoded by the exons ATGTACGAGGAAATTATCTATGGACCGGAAGATGCAATCCCTCTGGCCTCTAATAACCATGAAACCATTGTAATAGAAGTCATCACCTGTAACTACAAAGTGAAGAAGGGATACATCGACAATGGCAGCGCCATCGATGTGCTATACTACAAGACCTTCAAGGAGCTGCAGCTGGAGGACAGGCAGCTCATCCCAGTCCGAACTCCCTTGATCGGCTTTGCTGGCCCTCCGGTGAGGCCAGAGGGAATGATAACCCTTATGGTTACGGTGGGGGTGTCCCAAAAATGCCAAACTGTGCCAGTGAATTTCGCGGTGGTAAGAGAGCTCTCATCGTACAATATGATTTCGGGACGACCCACCTTGAACGCCTTCCGGGCTGTCTGCTCCACCTTGCACCTCAGCATGAAGTTCCCTACTCCTGCGGGGGTAGTCGAAGTGCTGGGGGATCCGAAGGTGGTTAGGACATGTTATATTGCAACTCTCAAGAGCAAGGAGAAATTGGTAGTTCAAACAGCTTGTTTGGAGCCTTGGGAACCCATGGAGAAAGGAGAGAGACTAGAAACGGATGAGGGGTTGGCCGAGCTACCCGTCCGCCCAGACCGGCCTAAGCGCACACACG GGATCCCCACCGAACTGGTGGTTCACAGGCTGCAGGTGGATCCTAACGCCCGACCTGTGAAGCAGAAAAAGAGGAATTTTGTGCCCGAACGGAAGGAGGTCGTCAAAAGTGAGGTAGGCAAGTTGTTAGAGGCCAAGATCGTAAAGGAGGTCTACTACCCGACCCGGCTAGCTAACCCGGTGCTGGTCAAGAAGGAGGAAAGTTTTGAGTTTACTTACATGCAAtgttttatattggtttag
- the LOC113734895 gene encoding uncharacterized protein: protein MHKTSRSFLFLLLVLFLLHSLSKIQGLPQQNSISPIDLSALQQIENSLTDVPSSRAPPSARFFTSWDFSSHDPCSTFAGITCSSPFLNPRRVTSLILGTGLSGSLGLAGSLSPSISNLTELNQLVLNPGIVTGPIPAQLGSLRNLRVISLTNNRLTGSIPLSIYALPNLHTLDLSNNQLWGSIPPSISHLDQLKVLVLASNRLSGEIPNELPTQLLHLDLKNNFFSGTLPARMPLSIRYLSASGNSMWGPLNGLESLSELVYLDISMNRFSGTIPPSLFRSSLSSMLLQRNNLSGGVPQQKNTTTPLSSPSSSSSSLKLDFYGEGSIVDLSHNMLTGELPAGAFSGVETLFLNNNRFTGKVPKEYVESLYSGGTKTLYLQHNYLTDFPIISDLKLPDSVSVCLSYNCMVPPVGLTACPASAGEQLSRPAYQCSKFNNGGSTG, encoded by the coding sequence atgcacaaaacgAGTCGCTCTTTCTTGTttctactgcttgttctctTCCTCCTCCATAGCCTATCTAAAATCCAGGGACTGCCCCAGCAGAATAGCATCAGTCCCATCGATCTATCCGCACTGCAGCAAATCGAGAACAGCCTAACCGACGTTCCCTCCTCCCGAGCTCCTCCGTCAGCAAGATTCTTCACCAGCTGGGACTTTTCCTCTCACGATCCTTGCTCGACCTTCGCCGGCATCACCTGCTCATCACCATTCTTGAATCCCAGACGGGTGACTTCACTCATTCTCGGCACCGGCCTATCGGGTTCCCTCGGACTCGCCGGCTCCCTTTCTCCGTCCATTTCCAATCTCACCGAGCTCAACCAGCTAGTCCTGAACCCCGGCATTGTCACCGGTCCAATACCAGCCCAGCTCGGAAGCCTCAGAAACCTCAGAGTCATCTCCCTCACTAACAATCGCTTAACGGGCTCTATACCTCTCTCCATTTATGCCTTACCCAATCTACACACTCTTGATCTCAGCAACAACCAACTCTGGGGATCAATCCCGCCGAGCATATCCCATTTGGATCAGCTCAAAGTTTTGGTCCTCGCCTCCAACAGGCTCTCCGGCGAGATCCCAAATGAACTACCGACACAATTGCTCCATCTGGACCtgaaaaataatttcttctcGGGGACTTTGCCCGCTAGAATGCCGTTGTCCATCCGTTACCTGTCGGCATCTGGAAATAGCATGTGGGGCCCACTCAACGGGCTAGAATCACTCTCAGAGTTAGTATACCTCGACATAAGCATGAACCGGTTCAGTGGGACCATCCCTCCCTCACTCTTTCGCTCCTCCCTCTCATCAATGCTCCTCCAACGGAACAATTTGTCAGGTGGGGTCCCACAACAGAAAAATACTACCACCCCATTATCATCGCcatcttcatcatcttcttcgTTAAAGCTGGATTTTTATGGGGAGGGGTCCATTGTGGATCTAAGTCACAACATGCTCACGGGTGAACTTCCGGCAGGGGCTTTTTCAGGGGTGGAGACTCTATTCCTGAATAACAATAGATTCACCGGAAAAGTCCCCAAAGAGTACGTGGAAAGCCTGTATAGTGGTGGTACCAAAACGCTTTATTTGCAGCATAATTACTTGACAGACTTTCCCATCATATCGGACTTGAAATTGCCGGATTCAGTCTCCGTGTGCTTGTCCTATAATTGCATGGTACCACCCGTGGGGCTGACGGCGTGCCCGGCTAGTGCTGGTGAGCAGCTTTCAAGGCCTGCTTATCAATGCTCCAAGTTCAACAATGGTGGCTCCACGGGATAG